One Euphorbia lathyris chromosome 1, ddEupLath1.1, whole genome shotgun sequence DNA segment encodes these proteins:
- the LOC136231460 gene encoding HIPL1 protein-like isoform X1 → METVVAVVFVLLNLFLLPDPSLSHPLCINSRAPFTSNTTRSFCAYDGSTCCNSAEDSQLQKQLQGMNISDPGCASLLKSVLCSRCDPFSAELFTIKPAPRTVPLLCNSTVVGNSSQSGAAVNDFCSKVWDTCENVSMFNSPFAPSLEGQAGLPTNSSTTKLTDLWQSKTDFCKAFGGASADDSVCFDGEPVKLNNTESLSPPHGLCIEKIGNGSYLNMAAHPDGSNRAFFSSQPGKIWLATIPEEGSGGTMQMDESSPFIDLTDEVYFSSAFGMMGIAFHPNFAQNGRFFASFNCDKSRWPGCVGRCACNSDVDCDPSKLPPDNGAQPCQYHSVIAEYTANATGAEASKATVAKPLEVRRILTMGLPFTSHHGGQILFGPSDGYLYFMMGDGGAPNNSGDPYNFSQNKKSLLGKIMRLDVDNIPSAEEINKLGLWGNYSIPRDNPSSEDPSLLPEIWALGLRNPWKCSFDSERPSYFMCADVGQDLHEEVDIITKGGNYGWRVYEGSYVYNPQSSPGGNTPPNSINPIFPVMGYNHSEVNKNEGSASITGGYFYRSQTDPCMYGRYLYADLYAGGMWTGTETPENSGNFTSNRIPFSCAKDSPIQCTSVPGSSLPSLGYIFSFGEDNQKDIYILASSGVYRVVRPSRCSYSCSTETAVATPNPTSSPPSSHAAQFHNPCCSILILLSSLLLFLTSVI, encoded by the exons ATGGAAACAGTTGTTGCTGTTGTCTTCGTGTTATTGAACTTATTTTTGCTTCCTGATCCTTCACTTTCTCACCCGTTATGCATTAATTCAA GGGCGCCTTTCACCTCAAACACAACACGGAGTTTTTGTGCCTACGATGGAAGCACTTGCTGCAATTCCGCAGAAGACTCACAATTGCAGAAGCAATTGCAAGGGATGAACATCTCTGATCCTGGCTGTGCTTCTCTCTTGAAATCTGTTCTTTGTTCT AGATGTGATCCATTTTCAGCAGAGTTATTTACAATCAAACCTGCCCCCCGGACAGTTCCTCTTCTCTGTAATTCCACTGTTGTAGGAAATTCATCCCAGTCTGGTGCAGCAGTGAATGACTTTTGCTCAAAAGTATGGGACACATGTGAAAATGTATCTATGTTCAATTCACCTTTTGCTCCTTCACTTGAAGGCCAAGCTGGATTACCTACCAATTCCAGCACCACAAAATTGACTGATCTCTGGCAATCGAAAACTGATTTCTGCAAAGCATTTGGTGGGGCATCTGCTGATGACTCAGTATGTTTTGATGGTGAACCTGTTAAATTAAATAACACTGAATCACTTAGTCCACCACATGGATTGTGCATCGAGAAAATTGGAAATGGATCTTATCTTAACATGGCTGCACATCCTGATGGGTCTAACCGTGCTTTCTTCTCTAGCCAACCGGGTAAGATTTGGTTGGCAACTATTCCTGAAGAGGGATCAGGCGGAACAATGCAAATGGATGAGTCTAGCCCTTTTATTGATCTAACAGATGAAGTTTATTTTAGTAGTGCATTTGGGATGATGGGTATTGCGTTTCATCCAAACTTTGCGCAAAATGGCCGGTTTTTTGCATCATTTAATTGTGACAAGTCTAGGTGGCCAGGGTGTGTTGGAAGATGTGCTTGTAATTCAGATGTGGATTGTGATCCTTCAAAGCTGCCTCCTGATAACGGTGCACAGCCATGCCAATATCACAGTGTTATTGCAGAGTATACTGCAAATGCTACAGGAGCTGAGGCTTCCAAG GCAACAGTAGCTAAACCATTGGAAGTTAGGAGGATACTTACGATGGGTCTTCCGTTTACATCGCATCATGGAGGACAAATTCTGTTTGGGCCTTCAGATGGGTACTTATACTTCATGATGGGAGATGGTGGTGCACCAAATAATTCAGGAGATCCTTATAATTTTTCTCAAAACAAGAAATCATTGCTTGGAAAGATCATGCGACTAGATGTTGATAATATACCAA GTGCTGAAGAAATTAATAAGCTTGGTCTATGGGGAAACTACTCTATCCCTCGAGACAATCCATCTAGCGAGGATCCTAGTTTGCTGCCTGAAATATGGGCTTTAGGCTTAAGAAACCCTTGGAAATGCAGCTTTGATTCGGAGAGACCTTCCTACTTCATGTGTGCAGATGTTGGGCAG GATCTACATGAAGAGGTAGATATTATCACGAAGGGAGGAAACTATGGATGGCGGGTTTATGAAGGCTCCTATGTTTATAATCCTCAATCATCACCTGGCGGAAATACGCCACCAAACTCCATAAACCCAATTTTCCCAGTTATGGGATACAACCACTCTGAAGTAAACAAGAATGAAGGCTCAGCTTCCATCACCGGAGGTTACTTCTATCGCTCGCAGACTGATCCTTGCATGTATGGAAG GTATTTGTATGCAGATTTGTATGCGGGTGGGATGTGGACTGGAACTGAAACTCCAGAAAATAGTGGTAACTTTACAAGCAACAGAATTCCCTTCAGTTGTGCAAAGGACTCGCCGATCCAATGCACATCTGTACCGGGAAGTAGTCTTCCATCTTTGGGTTATATCTTCTCATTTGGGGAGGACAACCAGAAGGATATTTATATCCTAGCCAGCAGCGGTGTTTACCGAGTTGTTCGGCCAAGCCGTTGCAGTTACAGTTGCTCAACGGAAACAGCTGTTGCAACTCCAAATCCTACCTCTTCACCTCCTTCCTCTCATGCAGCTCAGTTTCACAATCCATGTTGCAGTATTTTGATCTTATTGTCttctttgttgttgtttttgacGAGTGTTATCTAG
- the LOC136231460 gene encoding HIPL1 protein-like isoform X2, translating to MNISDPGCASLLKSVLCSRCDPFSAELFTIKPAPRTVPLLCNSTVVGNSSQSGAAVNDFCSKVWDTCENVSMFNSPFAPSLEGQAGLPTNSSTTKLTDLWQSKTDFCKAFGGASADDSVCFDGEPVKLNNTESLSPPHGLCIEKIGNGSYLNMAAHPDGSNRAFFSSQPGKIWLATIPEEGSGGTMQMDESSPFIDLTDEVYFSSAFGMMGIAFHPNFAQNGRFFASFNCDKSRWPGCVGRCACNSDVDCDPSKLPPDNGAQPCQYHSVIAEYTANATGAEASKATVAKPLEVRRILTMGLPFTSHHGGQILFGPSDGYLYFMMGDGGAPNNSGDPYNFSQNKKSLLGKIMRLDVDNIPSAEEINKLGLWGNYSIPRDNPSSEDPSLLPEIWALGLRNPWKCSFDSERPSYFMCADVGQDLHEEVDIITKGGNYGWRVYEGSYVYNPQSSPGGNTPPNSINPIFPVMGYNHSEVNKNEGSASITGGYFYRSQTDPCMYGRYLYADLYAGGMWTGTETPENSGNFTSNRIPFSCAKDSPIQCTSVPGSSLPSLGYIFSFGEDNQKDIYILASSGVYRVVRPSRCSYSCSTETAVATPNPTSSPPSSHAAQFHNPCCSILILLSSLLLFLTSVI from the exons ATGAACATCTCTGATCCTGGCTGTGCTTCTCTCTTGAAATCTGTTCTTTGTTCT AGATGTGATCCATTTTCAGCAGAGTTATTTACAATCAAACCTGCCCCCCGGACAGTTCCTCTTCTCTGTAATTCCACTGTTGTAGGAAATTCATCCCAGTCTGGTGCAGCAGTGAATGACTTTTGCTCAAAAGTATGGGACACATGTGAAAATGTATCTATGTTCAATTCACCTTTTGCTCCTTCACTTGAAGGCCAAGCTGGATTACCTACCAATTCCAGCACCACAAAATTGACTGATCTCTGGCAATCGAAAACTGATTTCTGCAAAGCATTTGGTGGGGCATCTGCTGATGACTCAGTATGTTTTGATGGTGAACCTGTTAAATTAAATAACACTGAATCACTTAGTCCACCACATGGATTGTGCATCGAGAAAATTGGAAATGGATCTTATCTTAACATGGCTGCACATCCTGATGGGTCTAACCGTGCTTTCTTCTCTAGCCAACCGGGTAAGATTTGGTTGGCAACTATTCCTGAAGAGGGATCAGGCGGAACAATGCAAATGGATGAGTCTAGCCCTTTTATTGATCTAACAGATGAAGTTTATTTTAGTAGTGCATTTGGGATGATGGGTATTGCGTTTCATCCAAACTTTGCGCAAAATGGCCGGTTTTTTGCATCATTTAATTGTGACAAGTCTAGGTGGCCAGGGTGTGTTGGAAGATGTGCTTGTAATTCAGATGTGGATTGTGATCCTTCAAAGCTGCCTCCTGATAACGGTGCACAGCCATGCCAATATCACAGTGTTATTGCAGAGTATACTGCAAATGCTACAGGAGCTGAGGCTTCCAAG GCAACAGTAGCTAAACCATTGGAAGTTAGGAGGATACTTACGATGGGTCTTCCGTTTACATCGCATCATGGAGGACAAATTCTGTTTGGGCCTTCAGATGGGTACTTATACTTCATGATGGGAGATGGTGGTGCACCAAATAATTCAGGAGATCCTTATAATTTTTCTCAAAACAAGAAATCATTGCTTGGAAAGATCATGCGACTAGATGTTGATAATATACCAA GTGCTGAAGAAATTAATAAGCTTGGTCTATGGGGAAACTACTCTATCCCTCGAGACAATCCATCTAGCGAGGATCCTAGTTTGCTGCCTGAAATATGGGCTTTAGGCTTAAGAAACCCTTGGAAATGCAGCTTTGATTCGGAGAGACCTTCCTACTTCATGTGTGCAGATGTTGGGCAG GATCTACATGAAGAGGTAGATATTATCACGAAGGGAGGAAACTATGGATGGCGGGTTTATGAAGGCTCCTATGTTTATAATCCTCAATCATCACCTGGCGGAAATACGCCACCAAACTCCATAAACCCAATTTTCCCAGTTATGGGATACAACCACTCTGAAGTAAACAAGAATGAAGGCTCAGCTTCCATCACCGGAGGTTACTTCTATCGCTCGCAGACTGATCCTTGCATGTATGGAAG GTATTTGTATGCAGATTTGTATGCGGGTGGGATGTGGACTGGAACTGAAACTCCAGAAAATAGTGGTAACTTTACAAGCAACAGAATTCCCTTCAGTTGTGCAAAGGACTCGCCGATCCAATGCACATCTGTACCGGGAAGTAGTCTTCCATCTTTGGGTTATATCTTCTCATTTGGGGAGGACAACCAGAAGGATATTTATATCCTAGCCAGCAGCGGTGTTTACCGAGTTGTTCGGCCAAGCCGTTGCAGTTACAGTTGCTCAACGGAAACAGCTGTTGCAACTCCAAATCCTACCTCTTCACCTCCTTCCTCTCATGCAGCTCAGTTTCACAATCCATGTTGCAGTATTTTGATCTTATTGTCttctttgttgttgtttttgacGAGTGTTATCTAG